One segment of Gadus chalcogrammus isolate NIFS_2021 chromosome 8, NIFS_Gcha_1.0, whole genome shotgun sequence DNA contains the following:
- the LOC130387415 gene encoding histone-binding protein N1/N2-like isoform X1: MEEANKLIGAGKKHLVMGNAVEAASVLQEACGMLAKTFGDTADECGEAFFWCGRALLDLARMENTVLGDALEGVPEEETEDGEKNKDSNVESTEHVDEKTRDELRAKVYDAMSEKMNGEKQKDGKKAEDEDGEKTAEGEKTAEDEDGEKTAEGEKGDEGEKKEKDEEGEEKGKNDQKSTPKKEGDGGVKGASPPDGESKENIEKMKEETAEKMEEGDTEEEEEEEADDDNDDNAEEAKGDGDEAKGSGDEDDEEVGNLQLAWEMLEVAKVIYKRKDTKEGQLLAAQAHLKLGEVSSESGNYSQALEDLQECLRLQQKHLDPDSRLLAETHYQLGLTHTLHCQYGLAIQQLQNAAAVITSRLDNLQKMLERAEASAEVEEQRKEMEELGELLPELKEKVEDAQEVLKAALAQPPTEELNGVSTSSAFSAPRVQTGDASSSTATITAKPTNGVSSTNGHGATAPVSDISHLVRKVRKERKPEQSPAKEGSTKRLKPEELKA; the protein is encoded by the exons ATGGAAGAGGCCAATAAGTTAATCGGAGCCGGCAAGAAGCACCTGGTTATGGGCAACGCGGTGGAGGCGGCGAGCGTTCTGCAAGAGGCCTGCGGCATGCT AGCTAAAACATTTGGAGATACGGCCGATGAATGTGGCGAGGCTTTCTTCTGGTGTGGAAGAGCACTATTGGACCTGGCTCG AATGGAGAACACCGTTCTGGGGGACGCTCTGGAAGGAGTGCCAGAGGAGGAGACCGAGGAcggagagaaaaacaaagactCCAACGTCGAGAGCACAGAACATGTAGACG AGAAGACGAGGGATGAGCTTCGGGCCAAGGTGTACGATGCGATGTCGGAGAAGATGAACGGGGAGAAACAGAAGGATGGTAAGAAGGCAGAGGACGAGGACGGGGAGAAGACGGCAGAAGGAGAGAAGACAGCAGAGGACGAGGACGGGGAGAAGACAgcagaaggagagaagggggatgagggagagaagaaggagaaagacgaggagggagaggagaaagggaagaaCGATCAAAAGAGCACCCCTAAAAAAGAGGGAGACGGTGGGGTGAAGGGAGCCAGCCCCCCCGACGGAGAGAGCAAGGAGAATATCGAGAAGATGAAGGAAGAAACGGCAGAGAAaatggaggagggagaca ccgaggaagaggaagaggaagaggcagatgaTGATAATGACGACAATGCCGAAGAAGCCAAAGGGGATGGCGACGAGGCCAAG GGGAGCGGAGACGAAGACGATGAAGAGGTGGGAAACCTTCAGCTTGCCTGGGAGATGCTGGAGGTGGCGAAGGTCATCTACAAACG GAAGGACACCAAGGAGGGCCAGCTGTTGGCCGCACAAGCTCACCTGAAGCTGGGAGAAGTCTCGTCCGAGTCGG GGAACTACAGCCAGGCCCTGGAGGACCTCCAGGAGTGCCTGAGGCTGCAGCAGAAGCACCTGGATCCCGACAGCCGCCTGCTGGCCGAGACGCACTACCAGCTGGGCCTCACCCACACCTTGCACTGCCAGTACGGCCTGGCCATCCAGCAGCTACAGAACGCCGCCGCCGTCATCACCTCCAGGCTAG ACAACCTGCAGAAGATGCTGGAGCGGGCGGAGGCCtcggcggaggtggaggagcagaggaaggagatggaggagctgggggagctTCTCCCTGAGCtgaaggagaaggtggaggacgcCCAGGAGGTCCTGAAGGCGGCCCTCGCCCAGCCCCCGACCGAGGAGCTG AACggtgtctccacctcctcagccTTCTCTGCTCCCAGGGTGCAGACCGGTGACGCGTCGTCCAGCACTGCTACG ATAACGGCCAAGCCAACCAATGGGGTCAGCTCTACCAACGGCCACGGCGCCACGGCCCCGGTCTCTGACATCTCCCACCTGGTCCGGAAGGTGAGGAAGGAG AGGAAACCAGAGCAGAGTCCGGCGAAGGAGGGCTCGACCAAGAGGCTGAAGCCGGAGGAGCTGAAGGCGTAG
- the prdx1 gene encoding peroxiredoxin-1, producing MSAGNAQIGKLAPDFTAKAVMPDLQFQDLTLSDYRGKYVVFFFYPLDFTFVCPTEIIAFSEAAEDFRKIGCEVIGASVDSHFSHFAWVNMPRKQGGLGPMNIPLVADSRRTIATDYGVLKEDDGCAFRGLFIIDGKGVLRQITINDLPVGRSVEETLRLVQAFQFTDKYGEVCPAGWKPGSDTIKPDVEKSKDFFSKH from the exons ATGTCGGCAGGCAATGCCCAGATTGGAAAACTGGCTCCAGACTTCACAGCCAAAGCAGTGATGCCGGATCTTCAGTTTCAGGACCTCACGCTTTCCGACTATAGAG GGAAGTACGTGGTGTTCTTCTTCTATCCTCTGGACTTCACCTTTGTGTGCCCCACGGAGATCATCGCGTTCAGTGAAGCAGCTGAAGACTTCAGGAAGATCGGCTGTGAGGTCATCGGCGCGTCGGTCGACTCGCACTTCTCCCACTTCGCATG ggtgaaCATGCCGCGTAAGCAGGGCGGCCTGGGCCCCATGAACATCCCCCTGGTGGCGGACTCGCGCCGCACCATCGCCACGGACTACGGCGTCCTGAAGGAGGATGACGGCTGTGCTTTCAG AGGGCTGTTCATCATCGACGGGAAAGGCGTGCTCCGTCAGATCACCATCAACGACCTACCGGTGGGCCGCTCGGTGGAGGAGACCCTGCGCCTCGTCCAAGCCTTCCAGTTCACCGACAAATACGGGGAAG TGTGCCCCGCCgggtggaaaccaggaagtgaCACCATCAAGCCCGACGTCGAGAAGAGCAAAGACTTCTTCTCCAAACACTGA
- the zte38 gene encoding zebrafish testis-expressed 38 isoform X1: MAAGPMCMRKKKGETMEWTGLFDNELRTEQQSLVYVKRMMAVAVSSITYLRGIFPEDAYRSRYLEDLCIKVLRQDCRTPGASKVVKWMMGCFDALEKRYLQMVFIGVHTNPDKRNCIIESYQFKFKYTDKGPQMDVLRNQNVEMQMTLNDTKNASVLLVRKLFLLMQNLEALPSDINLSMKLYYYDDLTPADYQPPGFQEGVCDNLWFEGSAVHFRVGGVQTAHHALSLRVAAEQSRVEKLQEGNHIRDSRPSTGEPPRPLLPRLGGSQVTPDLDGGQDFPSEDESAQFKKPQRPLSKGKGSVRSLAKKRRM; this comes from the exons ATGGCAGCTGGTCCAATGTGTATGAGGAAGAAGAAAGGGGAAACAATGGAG tGGACTGGCTTATTCGACAACGAGCTGAGAACAGAGCAGCAGTCTCTGGTGTACGTCAAGAGGATGATGGCCGTGGCCGTCTCGTCCATCACCTATCTGAGAGGCATCTTCCCCGAGGATGCGTACCGGTCCCGGTACCTGGAAG ATTTATGCATCAAAGTATTACGGCAGGACTGCAGAACTCCAGGCGCCTCCAAAGTGGTCAAATG GATGATGGGCTGTTTTGATGCACTAGAGAAGCGATAT CTTCAAATGGTTTTCATTGGG GTGCACACCAACCCAGATAAACGTAAT TGCATCATCGAGTCCTACCAATTCAAGTTCAAGTACACGGATAAAGGACCGCAGATGGACGTGCTCCG GAACCAGAATGTAGAGATGCAGATGACCCTGAACGACACCAAGAACGCCTCGGTGCTGCTCGTCAGAAAGCTCTTCCTGCTCATGCAGAACCTGGAAGCTCTGCCCAGCGACATCAACCTCAGCATGAAGCTCTACTACTACGATGACC tcaCCCCGGCCGACTACCAGCCCCCAGGCTTCCAGGAGGGAGTGTGTGACAACCTGTGGTTCGAGGGCTCGGCGGTGCACTTCCGGGTGGGCGGGGTGCAGACGGCCCACCACGCCCTGAGCCTGCGCGTGGCCGCCGAGCAGAGCCGCGTGGAGAAGCTCCAGGAGGGGAACCACATCAGGGACAGCCGGCCCTCCACCGGggagcccccccgccccctgctgcCACGGCTGGGCGGGAGCCAGGTGACCCCC GATCTGGACGGAGGCCAGGACTTCCCCTCTGAGGACG AATCGGCGCAGTTCAAGAAGCCGCAGCGGCCTCTGTCAAAG GGGAAGGGTTCAGTCCGGAGCTTGGCCAAGAAGAGGAGAATGTAG
- the LOC130387415 gene encoding histone-binding protein N1/N2-like isoform X2 — protein sequence MEEANKLIGAGKKHLVMGNAVEAASVLQEACGMLAKTFGDTADECGEAFFWCGRALLDLARMENTVLGDALEGVPEEETEDGEKNKDSNVESTEHVDEKTRDELRAKVYDAMSEKMNGEKQKDGKKAEDEDGEKTAEGEKTAEDEDGEKTAEGEKGDEGEKKEKDEEGEEKGKNDQKSTPKKEGDGGVKGASPPDGESKENIEKMKEETAEKMEEGDTEEEEEEEADDDNDDNAEEAKGDGDEAKGSGDEDDEEVGNLQLAWEMLEVAKVIYKRKDTKEGQLLAAQAHLKLGEVSSESGNYSQALEDLQECLRLQQKHLDPDSRLLAETHYQLGLTHTLHCQYGLAIQQLQNAAAVITSRLDNLQKMLERAEASAEVEEQRKEMEELGELLPELKEKVEDAQEVLKAALAQPPTEELNGVSTSSAFSAPRVQTGDASSSTATITAKPTNGVSSTNGHGATAPVSDISHLVRKRKPEQSPAKEGSTKRLKPEELKA from the exons ATGGAAGAGGCCAATAAGTTAATCGGAGCCGGCAAGAAGCACCTGGTTATGGGCAACGCGGTGGAGGCGGCGAGCGTTCTGCAAGAGGCCTGCGGCATGCT AGCTAAAACATTTGGAGATACGGCCGATGAATGTGGCGAGGCTTTCTTCTGGTGTGGAAGAGCACTATTGGACCTGGCTCG AATGGAGAACACCGTTCTGGGGGACGCTCTGGAAGGAGTGCCAGAGGAGGAGACCGAGGAcggagagaaaaacaaagactCCAACGTCGAGAGCACAGAACATGTAGACG AGAAGACGAGGGATGAGCTTCGGGCCAAGGTGTACGATGCGATGTCGGAGAAGATGAACGGGGAGAAACAGAAGGATGGTAAGAAGGCAGAGGACGAGGACGGGGAGAAGACGGCAGAAGGAGAGAAGACAGCAGAGGACGAGGACGGGGAGAAGACAgcagaaggagagaagggggatgagggagagaagaaggagaaagacgaggagggagaggagaaagggaagaaCGATCAAAAGAGCACCCCTAAAAAAGAGGGAGACGGTGGGGTGAAGGGAGCCAGCCCCCCCGACGGAGAGAGCAAGGAGAATATCGAGAAGATGAAGGAAGAAACGGCAGAGAAaatggaggagggagaca ccgaggaagaggaagaggaagaggcagatgaTGATAATGACGACAATGCCGAAGAAGCCAAAGGGGATGGCGACGAGGCCAAG GGGAGCGGAGACGAAGACGATGAAGAGGTGGGAAACCTTCAGCTTGCCTGGGAGATGCTGGAGGTGGCGAAGGTCATCTACAAACG GAAGGACACCAAGGAGGGCCAGCTGTTGGCCGCACAAGCTCACCTGAAGCTGGGAGAAGTCTCGTCCGAGTCGG GGAACTACAGCCAGGCCCTGGAGGACCTCCAGGAGTGCCTGAGGCTGCAGCAGAAGCACCTGGATCCCGACAGCCGCCTGCTGGCCGAGACGCACTACCAGCTGGGCCTCACCCACACCTTGCACTGCCAGTACGGCCTGGCCATCCAGCAGCTACAGAACGCCGCCGCCGTCATCACCTCCAGGCTAG ACAACCTGCAGAAGATGCTGGAGCGGGCGGAGGCCtcggcggaggtggaggagcagaggaaggagatggaggagctgggggagctTCTCCCTGAGCtgaaggagaaggtggaggacgcCCAGGAGGTCCTGAAGGCGGCCCTCGCCCAGCCCCCGACCGAGGAGCTG AACggtgtctccacctcctcagccTTCTCTGCTCCCAGGGTGCAGACCGGTGACGCGTCGTCCAGCACTGCTACG ATAACGGCCAAGCCAACCAATGGGGTCAGCTCTACCAACGGCCACGGCGCCACGGCCCCGGTCTCTGACATCTCCCACCTGGTCCGGAAG AGGAAACCAGAGCAGAGTCCGGCGAAGGAGGGCTCGACCAAGAGGCTGAAGCCGGAGGAGCTGAAGGCGTAG
- the zte38 gene encoding zebrafish testis-expressed 38 isoform X2 codes for MAAGPMCMRKKKGETMEWTGLFDNELRTEQQSLVYVKRMMAVAVSSITYLRGIFPEDAYRSRYLEDLCIKVLRQDCRTPGASKVVKWMMGCFDALEKRYLQMVFIGVHTNPDKRNCIIESYQFKFKYTDKGPQMDVLRNQNVEMQMTLNDTKNASVLLVRKLFLLMQNLEALPSDINLSMKLYYYDDLTPADYQPPGFQEGVCDNLWFEGSAVHFRVGGVQTAHHALSLRVAAEQSRVEKLQEGNHIRDSRPSTGEPPRPLLPRLGGSQDLDGGQDFPSEDESAQFKKPQRPLSKGKGSVRSLAKKRRM; via the exons ATGGCAGCTGGTCCAATGTGTATGAGGAAGAAGAAAGGGGAAACAATGGAG tGGACTGGCTTATTCGACAACGAGCTGAGAACAGAGCAGCAGTCTCTGGTGTACGTCAAGAGGATGATGGCCGTGGCCGTCTCGTCCATCACCTATCTGAGAGGCATCTTCCCCGAGGATGCGTACCGGTCCCGGTACCTGGAAG ATTTATGCATCAAAGTATTACGGCAGGACTGCAGAACTCCAGGCGCCTCCAAAGTGGTCAAATG GATGATGGGCTGTTTTGATGCACTAGAGAAGCGATAT CTTCAAATGGTTTTCATTGGG GTGCACACCAACCCAGATAAACGTAAT TGCATCATCGAGTCCTACCAATTCAAGTTCAAGTACACGGATAAAGGACCGCAGATGGACGTGCTCCG GAACCAGAATGTAGAGATGCAGATGACCCTGAACGACACCAAGAACGCCTCGGTGCTGCTCGTCAGAAAGCTCTTCCTGCTCATGCAGAACCTGGAAGCTCTGCCCAGCGACATCAACCTCAGCATGAAGCTCTACTACTACGATGACC tcaCCCCGGCCGACTACCAGCCCCCAGGCTTCCAGGAGGGAGTGTGTGACAACCTGTGGTTCGAGGGCTCGGCGGTGCACTTCCGGGTGGGCGGGGTGCAGACGGCCCACCACGCCCTGAGCCTGCGCGTGGCCGCCGAGCAGAGCCGCGTGGAGAAGCTCCAGGAGGGGAACCACATCAGGGACAGCCGGCCCTCCACCGGggagcccccccgccccctgctgcCACGGCTGGGCGGGAGCCAG GATCTGGACGGAGGCCAGGACTTCCCCTCTGAGGACG AATCGGCGCAGTTCAAGAAGCCGCAGCGGCCTCTGTCAAAG GGGAAGGGTTCAGTCCGGAGCTTGGCCAAGAAGAGGAGAATGTAG